From a single Ailuropoda melanoleuca isolate Jingjing chromosome 12, ASM200744v2, whole genome shotgun sequence genomic region:
- the EGLN2 gene encoding egl nine homolog 2, whose translation MDSPCQPQTLSQALPQLPGPVSEPLEPGQARMGVESYLPCPLLPSYHRPGAPGEASAGSGTPRATATSTTASPLREGICGQDGGELLPLQSEGAAALVTKGCQRLAAQGARPEAPKRKWAEDGGDAPAPSKRSWARQENQEAEAEGEGSMGCSSGNGEASVGPREEVLPTAPERLALDYIVPCMRYYGICVKDSFLGAALGGCVLAEVEALKRSGRLRDGQLVSQRAIPPRSIRGDQIAWVEGHEPGCRSIGVLMAHVDAVIRHCAGRLGGYIINGRTKAMVACYPGNGLGYVRHVDNPHGDGRCITCIYYLNQNWDVKVHGGLLQIFPEGRPVVANIEPLFDRLLIFWSDRRNPHEVKPAYATRYAITVWYFDAKERAAAKDKYQLASGQKGVQVPVSQPTTPT comes from the exons ATGGACAGCCCGTGCCAGCCGCAgaccctgagtcaggctctccCTCAGTTGCCGGGTCCTGTGTCAGAGCCCTTGGAGCCTGGTCAGGCCAGGATGGGGGTGGAGAGTtacctgccctgtcccctgctaCCCTCCTACCACCGCCCAGGAGCACCTGGTGAGGCCTCGGCGGGGAGTGGGACCCCCAGGGCCACAGCCACCTCCACGACAGCCAGCCCCCTGCGGGAGGGCATCTGCGGGCAGGATGGTGGTGAGCTGCTCCCACTGCAGAGTGAGGGCGCTGCAGCACTGGTCACCAAGGGGTGCCAGCGACTGGCGGCCCAGGGCGCCCGGCCTGAGGCCCCCAAACGGAAGTGGGCAGAGGATGGTGGGGATGCCCCAGCACCCAGCAAGCGGTCCTGGGCCAGGCAGGAGAACCAGGAGGCAGAGGCTGAAGGGGAGGGCAGCATGGGCTGCAGCAGTGGCAATGGCGAGGCCAGCGTGGGGCCAAGGGAGGAGGTGCTGCCCACCGCGCCTGAGCGCCTGGCCCTGGACTATATCGTGCCCTGCATGCGGTACTACGGCATCTGTGTCAAGGACAGCTTCCTGGGGGCGGCACTGGGTGGCTGCGTGCTGGCCGAGGTGGAAGCCCTGAAGCGGAGTGGGCGCCTGCGTGATGGGCAGCTGGTGAGCCAGCGGGCTATCCCGCCACGCAGCATTCGTGGGGACCAGATTGCCTGGGTGGAAGGCCATGAGCCGGGCTGCCGAAGCATCGGGGTCCTCATGGCCCACGTGGATGCTGTGATCCGCCACTgcgctgggcgcctgggtggctacaTCATCAATGGGCGCACCAAG GCCATGGTGGCGTGTTACCCAGGCAACGGGCTGGGGTACGTGAGGCATGTCGACAATCCCCACGGCGATGGGCGCTGCATCACCTGTATCTATTACCTGAATCAGAACTGGGATGTCAAG GTGCATGGCGGCCTGCTGCAGATCTTCCCTGAGGGCCGCCCTGTGGTTGCTAACATCGAGCCCCTTTTTGATCGGTTGCTTATTTTCTGGTCTGATCGGCGGAACCCCCACGAGGTGAAACCAGCCTATGCCACCAG GTACGCCATCACTGTCTGGTATTTTGATGCTAAGGAGCGGGCAGCAGCCAAAGACAAGTATCAGCTAG CATCCGGACAGAAAGGTGTCCAAGTACCTGTGTCACAGCCGACTACGCCCACCTAG
- the LOC100465345 gene encoding cytochrome P450 2F5: MPAAAFTMDSLSVAILLGLLALTCLFLILSSRGKGQLPPGPRPLPFLGNLLQLRSQDMLTSLTKLSKKYGSMYTVHLGPRRVVVLSGYQAVKEALVDQGEDFSGRGDYPVFFNFTKGNGIAFSNGDRWKVLRKFSVQILRNFGMGKRSIEEQILEEGSFLLAELRKTEGKPFDPTFVLSRSVSNIICSVIFGSRFDYDDERLLTIIRLINDNFQIMSGPWGELYNIFPGLLDWVPGPHRRLFRNYGCMKDLIARSVRDHQDSLDPSSPRDFIDCFLNKMAQEKQDPHSHFHMDTLLMTTHNLLFGGTETVGTTLRHAFLVLMKYPKVQARVQEEIDSVVGRARLPALEDRTAMPYTDAVIHEVQRFADVIPMNLPHRVTRDTAFRGFLIPKGTDIITLLNTVHYDPSQFLTPQEFNPEHFLDANQSFKKNPAFMPFSAGRRLCLGESLARMELFLYLTAILQSFSLQPLGAPEDIDLTPLSSGLGNLPRPFQLCVLTR; this comes from the exons ATGCCTGCAGCTGCTTTCACCATGGACAGTCTGAGCGTAGCCATCTTGCTCGGCCTCCTGGCTCTCACCTGTCTGTTCCTGATCCTCAGTTCAAGGGGCAAAGGTCAgctgcccccaggccccaggcccctcccaTTCCTGGGAAACCTGCTGCAGCTTCGCTCCCAAGACATGCTGACCTCTCTCACCAAG ctgagcaagaagTATGGCTCAATGTACACAGTGCACCTGGGACCCAGGCGCGTGGTGGTCCTCAGCGGGTACCAAGCTGTGAAGGAGGCCCTTGTGGACCAAGGGGAGGATTTTAGTGGCCGTGGCGATTACCCTGTCTTTTTCAACTTCACTAAGGGCAATG gcATCGCCTTCTCCAATGGGGACCGGTGGAAGGTCCTGAGGAAGTTCTCTGTCCAGATTCTGCGCAACTttgggatggggaagaggagCATTGAGGAGCAGATCCTGGAGGAAGGCAGCTTCCTGCTGGCAGAGCTAAGGAAAACTGAAG GCAAGCCCTTCGACCCCACATTTGTGCTCAGCCGCTCCGTGTCCAACATTATCTGCTCTGTGATCTTCGGCAGCCGCTTTGACTACGACGATGAGCGTCTGCTCACCATTATCCGCCTCATCAATGACAACTTCCAAATCATGAGCGGCCCCTGGGGAGAG TTGTACAACATCTTTCCGGGCCTCCTGGACTGGGTACCCGGACCGCACCGACGCCTTTTCCGGAACTACGGGTGCATGAAGGACCTCATCGCCCGCAGCGTCCGCGACCACCAGGACTCCCTCGACCCCAGCTCTCCCCGGGACTTCATTGATTGCTTCCTCAACAAGATGGCACAA GAGAAGCAGGACCCGCACAGCCACTTCCACATGGACACCCTGCTGATGACCACACATAACCTGCTCTTTGGTGGCACCGAGACCGTGGGCACCACCCTGCGCCACGCCTTCCTTGTACTCATGAAGTACCCAAAAGTTCAAG cccgCGTACAGGAGGAGATCGACAGCGTGGTGGGTCGCGCGCGGCTGCCGGCGCTGGAGGACCGAACGGCCATGCCTTACACAGACGCGGTGATCCACGAGGTGCAGCGCTTCGCAGACGTCATCCCCATGAACTTGCCGCACCGCGTCACTCGGGACACAGCCTTTCGTGGCTTCCTGATACCCAAG GGCACAGATATCATCACCCTTCTTAACACAGTCCATTATGACCCCAGCCAGTTCCTGACGCCCCAGGAATTCAACCCTGAGCATTTTCTGGATGCCAATCAATCCTTCAAGAAGAACCCTGCCTTCATGCCTTTCTCAGCTG GTCGCCGACTGTGCCTGGGCGAGTCGCTGGCGCGCATGGAGCTCTTCCTCTACCTCACCGCCATCCTGCAGAGCTTCTCGCTGCAGCCGCTGGGGGCGCCCGAGGACATCGACCTGACGCCGCTCAGCTCCGGGCTCGGCAACTTACCGCGGCCTTTCCAGCTGTGCGTGCTCACGCGCTGA
- the LOC100471457 gene encoding uncharacterized protein LOC100471457 — protein sequence MRLGPHPAVVLCGYSALRDALVLQADAFSGRGFSNASLAETMYNIFPSLLDWLPGPHHRIFQNFTELRVFISERTQRHQQTRQPGEPHDFIDCFLDQMDKEQEDPESHFQEETLVMTTHNLFFGGTETTSTTLRYGLLILLKYPEMAAKVQAELDAVVGWMHTPRLEDRERLPYTSAVLHEIQRLISVLPLGLPRALTRDTHLRGYILPKVPTKHEDSVRVCEHLYPKSSALSMCNANSQSPGSRKEGPPSHWLYSGVLDGGKAVTNQVPWGYPCVPPLPGYLCDSSAHVFTPGPHPVQRPRLLQPHQLPGRQGQLPKQRCLHALCPRKADVPGCRPGVIRDDLLLHHHPAALLPAPWGVPATSTSPRSALAWATSPQPSSSAWWPAESGSAALCSGSQTSLPLWSIKALNAAGRVSLPVRGSGRSRCLQL from the exons ATGCGGCTGGGCCCGCACCCTGCAGTGGTGCTGTGCGGCTACTCGGCGCTGCGGGACGCATTAGTGCTGCAAGCAGATGCCTTCTCCGGCCGCGGGTTTTCGAACGCTTCACTCGCGGAAACG ATGTACAacattttcccctccctccttgacTGGCTCCCGGGCCCGCACCACCGAATCTTTCAAAACTTCACGGAACTTCGGGTCTTTATCTCTGAGCGAACCCAGCGGCACCAGCAGACGCGGCAGCCTGGGGAGCCCCACGATTTCATCGATTGCTTCCTGGATCAAATGGATAAG GAACAGGAAGACCCAGAGAGCCATTTCCAGGAGGAGACGTTGGTGATGACGACGCATAACCTTTTCTTCGGCGGCACGGAGACCACGAGCACCACTCTGCGCTATGGGCTCCTCATTCTGCTTAAGTACCCAGAGATGGCAG ccAAAGTGCAGGCCGAGCTGGACGCTGTGGTAGGGTGGATGCACACTCCGAGGCTGGAAGACCGTGAGCGCCTGCCCTACACCAGTGCCGTGCTGCACGAGATCCAGCGCCTCATCAGCGTGCTGCCGTTGGGGCTGCCACGTGCCCTCACCCGTGACACCCACCTGCGTGGCTACATTCTGCCCAAGGTGCCCACCAAGCATGAGGATTCTGTGCGGGTCTGTGAGCACCTATACCCGAAATCATCAGCCCTGAGCATGTGCAATGCCAATTCACAAAGCCCTGGTAGCAGGAAAGAAGGCCCACCTTCCCACTGGCTTTACAGTGGGGTCTTGGATGGAGGAAAGGCAGTGACTAACCAAGTCCCCTGGGGTTACCCCTGTGTACCCCCCCTCCCAGGGTACCTTTGTGATTCCTCTGCTCATGTCTTCACACCGGGACCCCACCCAGTTCAAAGACCCAGACTGCTTCAACCCCACCAACTTCCTGGACGACAAGGGCAACTTCCAAAGCAACGATGCCTTCATGCCCTTTGCCCCAG GAAAGCGGATGTGCCTGGGTGCAGGCCTGGCGTGATCAGAGATGATCTTCTTCTTCACCACCACCCTGCAGCGCTTCTGCCTGCTCCCTGGGGGGTCCCAGCAACGTCGACCTCACCCCGCAGCGCACTGGCCTGGGCAACATCCCCCCAGCCTTCCAGCTCTGCCTGGTGGCCCGCTGAGTCAGGCTCAGCCGCCCTCTGCTCTGGCTCCCAGACCTCCTTACCCCTTTGGTCAATAAAGGCCCTGAACGCAGCTGGACGGGTCTCCTTACCAGtaagagggagcgggagaagcagatgTTTGCAGCTCTGA